Proteins encoded in a region of the Candidatus Sulfotelmatobacter sp. genome:
- a CDS encoding FlgD immunoglobulin-like domain containing protein, with protein sequence MSARAGRAAGAALMLLLAAMWVAPSRAQGVHAGLLPAEQSVSLDTDFDLEIDVTQAGAAFNGFNAVVEYDTTMIRFVAQSPISLQEGCLMTGSCSGACGSTFHRFTADADSLAIRDFLLCNQIVLAGPGQIYKLHFHALTTPGVTNVDIRSATFFNAGLFVTPVATANARVGVGVTLAVGEPRPVAAGLRLRAEPNPSRAPVRFAIESDAAGEQTLEIYDVSGRLIRRLDSGWRGSGAWQSSWDGTDDSGRRVPAGVYLATLRSGARIARVRVAVIQ encoded by the coding sequence TTGTCCGCGCGCGCCGGGCGCGCGGCCGGCGCCGCTCTCATGCTGTTGCTGGCCGCGATGTGGGTGGCTCCCTCGCGCGCCCAGGGCGTCCATGCCGGCCTGCTGCCGGCCGAGCAGAGTGTGTCGCTCGACACCGATTTCGATCTCGAGATCGACGTCACCCAGGCCGGCGCCGCCTTCAACGGATTCAACGCCGTGGTGGAGTACGACACCACGATGATCCGGTTCGTCGCGCAATCGCCGATCTCCCTGCAGGAGGGCTGCCTGATGACCGGCTCCTGCAGCGGCGCCTGCGGGTCGACCTTCCATCGCTTCACCGCCGACGCCGACAGCCTCGCCATTCGGGACTTCCTGCTCTGCAATCAGATCGTGCTCGCCGGCCCCGGGCAGATCTACAAGCTGCACTTCCACGCGCTGACCACTCCGGGAGTCACCAACGTCGACATCCGCTCGGCGACGTTCTTCAACGCGGGCCTGTTCGTGACCCCGGTCGCGACCGCCAACGCCCGCGTCGGGGTGGGCGTGACGCTGGCGGTGGGGGAGCCGCGGCCGGTTGCGGCCGGGCTGCGGTTGCGCGCCGAGCCGAATCCTTCCCGGGCTCCAGTGCGATTCGCGATCGAATCCGATGCCGCGGGCGAACAGACGCTCGAGATCTACGACGTGAGCGGCCGTCTCATCCGGCGACTCGACTCGGGCTGGCGCGGGAGCGGTGCGTGGCAGTCGAGCTGGGACGGAACCGACGACTCCGGTCGTCGCGTGCCTGCCGGTGTCTATCTCGCGACGCTGAGGAGCGGCGCTCGCATCGCCCGGGTGCGCGTGGCCGTGATTCAGTAG